The nucleotide sequence CTCTGTCTAATAAtcaagaactctctctctccgcaaatttaagaaagaaagattCCAACTTAATTTTGGAAGACTCTTCGGTTTCCTAATGTTTATCCAATAGGTTAATATTCCAGATTTTTGCTTAATCTCCAATTTAAGTTAAACTTTATTAAAAGTGGTGACGTGTTTATGAAAAATGAGGAAAAGTACCATCTAAGACAAATTTAATTTGGTGTtacaaaacacacaaatttaatttttatagttaTAGTATTTATTTCATGATAAAGTAAAAATGGATCATTCTAgaatagaatatttttttttgtaaaaaatagagtaatgatttaatttttattcactATTATATTCTTCACTCTAAATGCAGTggagtttaaataaaattcaatgACAACAGAAATCAATACAATTAAAACAGTAGTCCTTTTTTTGACATCCCTTTAGACTTTGTAAATATTTACAGCAAACTgccactatatattaattattaaatataataaagatATTATTATGTTCTACGTTTTatgggatatatatataaacttaatttgTTCACTTCGAAATATTGCCAATTGGTTATCTAAAATCTATCAACATAATAACAGTTCAAAAATTTCTAAGCATATTCTCTCAGACACTGACGCAACATACGTCATTAATTCATTAATTAGTTGGATTAATATCTTGCATTGTTCTCGCCAATATATCTTCACACAATAACAAccaagttaatatttttaaagtatattcTCAAAAGACAATCCCAACATATTGGCAGAATCcaaagataatatattttaaatttataacaaaCCCTAATTCCCACGGCATTCTATATTCCGTTCCTTTCCTATATCACACAAGTAATAAAAGGGAAATAAGCTCATCATAGAGACTGTCCACGTAGGACAAAATAATCCACCAATCAGAAGTTCTTTTTTTGAAACGTCAGATCGGATATGTGATGCTGGgctacgattttttttttaaaaatgaaagaaTGTTAATGTGTTGGCCCAGCAAGCCCATCTCTGTTcctatggcttcttcttcatgcCGTCAAAATCTGATATGCGAGAACCTCGacgtttccttttctctttacTCCAGATCctgttttgctttattttttctcTAGATCCCCTTTTGCTCGATCGAATCGTGAGACCCTTTGCTTTACCTCCCCTCTTTCCGTTTCACGATCTCATCAATCAATACGTTCCACACTTCCTTTCTCCATTTAATCTGATTTATGGATTATCTCATCCTTTCGCGTTCTGAATCCATTTATAAAACTCTTATTCCGAGTTTTATTTCGATCGAACTTGATTATCGCGATGAGTTCGAACGGAAAACTGACGTTGTCCGGTGATCTGAATTCGAAGAAACAAAGAGGCGTTGGGGCTGACTCCTTTCCCGGTGGCTCTTCGGGCATCTCAATCGGCGATCCCCATTCGAAAAAATCCAAAGGCGATGCGTCTGTCTCTTCTCCCGGTCTGAACAAACCCATCGGCGCGACGGGTGACTCTTCCGGCGTCCCCACCGGCGTATCTAATTTGAAGAAACCTAATGGTAAGAGGACCCGTGTATTTCGTTATCTTATTATAATATCGGAGGCTTTGTGATTTCTCAGACAATGATAACGATCATACATATTCTGCAGGTCCGATAGTTGAAAGGGCGAAGTCAGTTGTATCCTCCGGCGTTAGGGGCAAAGCCGCTGTCTCCTCTGACGTCAGGGGTAAAGCTATTGTCTCCGTCAATGTTAGGGAACTGATGTTCTTCAAAGATGTGAATTTCGGTCCTCATGAAGGCGAGGTGAGGTTTCGGTTGATCCACTTTTGGGAAGCTCGAAATGTTCTGACGAAGCTTCTTTTCGGTCTCGAGATGCTTCTCATCGACGAAGAGGTATAAACCGagttattttttatgttataagttaataaattgtttaaacTACAAGCTAAGATATCATTTTAGCTTCAAACTTATCTGTATATTCCAAGTTGATATTTTTTAGAAGCAAATATATATTGATGcactttttttagaattgaataTTCGTGCTTGATATTTTAATCACGTAAGCTAATTCTTTTTACTGTCTCGCTTGTGTGATTTGCTCTACGTTTTTAGATTGTTATTTATATCAACAAAAACGTTTTTGAACTTACTGAATTCATATTGCCTGTTGAGTATCTTTAATATCTTTGTTCACCTTTCAAAGAATTCGTGACTTTCTTTTCTAATATAACTCTTTCATGTTGTTAACAGGGCACTGTTATACAGGGCTTCATCCCATCTGCACGGATTGAAACCTACTTGCCACACATGAAAGCGGGTGGCATTTACAGACTCAACAATTTTTTCGGGTCTAGAAATAAGACTCTGTACCGAGTAGCTGAGCCAAGTGTCGTTATCACCTTCTCATCAACATCCGCTCTCTCTGTTCTGGAGAACAGTCCGGTCTGTTTCCCTGATGACCGTTTCCGATTCCATGGATATGAAGAATTCGATGCTGCCTGCGACTTGAAAGGAGATCTCTATGGTAAGTTCTCACAATCATTCCACCTCATCATCATCTGTATACGATGATGTTTAGTTTCTTTTTGGGTTTGTccaatcttatatatataggttTCATTGCTGCGaatatagtatataaagtattgaCTTTGAATGATGTCTTTTGTAGATTATGTTGGCCACATCAAGCTTGTGAATGGGCAGGTTCTCAATGACAGTCTCGTGCTAGATGAATCTGAGATAGCTTCAACTCGCCGCATTTTGCTTCATGTTCAAACACATGAGTAAGCTAATACATATCTTCTTCTATTTTCATATATTGTTTCCCTTACCACGCGTGTTTTGGATGTTGTAGAGGCCCCGTTATAAAGCTATACCTGTGGGACAAAGCTGCTTTCGACTTCAGTGAAAAATTTAAAGCATCTGGAGGAACTGCAAAAGTTATTTTAGTCACCACGCTAAACCCGAAACGCTTTGGAGGTTTgtatatcaatttttattttattgttaaagAAAATACATAGGATGGGAGTGATTCTTATCTGTGTAGTTTAGCTTTGATGAATAGAACTGCAGCCGATTGGATTTGTAGTTTAACAGCTTTGAGCGTTTGTAAAGTCTGTGAAGCATTAGGTGTTGAGTAACTCGATAGGTTCTGGGTATCATAAATTATAGATGTGCATAGTCTTCATCttaatttattaagattttgaTCTGTATTACATCATTGGAACTGGTATAGGTGCCCTATCTCTATCTTCCATGGCCTCATCACGTGTATTCATGGACAGTGATGTCCAAGCAACCCGAGATTATCTTGCTTGGTAAGCATACTGTTTAACAAATATTCATTGTCTTCCAGAATAGTATTTATGCTTTGACATTGTCTTCAGGTTGGTCTCAAACTCGGATGTCGCCAACAGAGTTGATGCAGACGTTGTCACTAAGACTGAGACAGTGACCATAGGCGAGCTCTTTTCTTATATGAAGCAAGTAGCTGCCAAGGTAGTTTATTACCAATGGATAACACATTAACTATGATAGTCTCTGTTTCTcacttaattttaaaactttttttgcaggttgcttGGTTTGAGTGCATAGCGACCGTTGCTGATGTTGTGCACGGTTTAAGCTGGTATTACATAGGCTGCGGTGTGTGCCACACTAAGGCAACCAAAGGGCCTACCACCCTTATGTGTAAGAAATGTGGGAAGAGTGATATTGTCGGTGTTCCACAGTAAGTGAACCAAATTTGCCTATACTCATTCTTTTAAAGGATTCATTATTAATCTGCTAACTGCACAGGTTTCTGGCCAAGATCTCTGTGTACGATAAGAGTGACCAGgcgtttttttttctccttggTGATGCTGGTCACGAGTTGACTGGAAAGAAAGCTTCTGAATTGGTTGAGAGCTATTTTGAGGTAATTACAGACCCACCATCTTTGTTTTTTGAAACTGTATTCTTACAATATAGTTAGAAATGTGTAGTGACAATTGTTTGAATGTATGTTAGGCCAATGAGAGTGTAAGAGATGATCACATAGTTCCAGTGCCTCAAGCTCTGTCTGATACCATAGGTCAGACTCGCAAGTTCATTGTGAAGGTCTCAAATCATAATTTGACTGGCAAGACCCAATCTTTGACTGTGACAAAGGTTCTCCATTCAGACGATCCAGAACTTGAAGGCGAGCTGGAGGAAGATGTGATTATCCCAGCCGCCCAGAAAACTTTGGATGATGGAGGTGCTGAGGATGATCCTTCCATGGACTCTAAGGGCGAAAAGGTGAAAAGAGCTGCTCAAAATGATGAAGCAGGTGATCCTAAACGAGCCAAATGTGGCTAGGATGTTTTAAGTGGTGGTGTTTATGGTTACTAGACATTTATgcgtttttacttttcaattTCAAACTTCATATTTGCAACAATTGAATGTCTTTCTTGAAAACTCTTTTTGGTTAACTTATGTTATTGCTTTCTTTTTAAGTTTGGTTTTGCTCCATATATTTGTTTCGATACTCAGCTTACAAAGCATAAAATGTTTGATATATACTATATCTGAACATGCACCAAAGCCCTACAAAGGGCTAATACCATATCAACAAGTTAATGAACTGAAGCTCAtgatcatatttttgaattttctatttCTTGCTAATCAAAATCTGTACGATAGGTTTTAAATTGAGGCGTCTTTCACATGCTGTTCTGTTCCTCTATTAATGTTCTTTTCATTGGAACCAGACATATCATCACCAATGCATTTTAGTCTGGAATAAAATTATCTTAAGCACCACAATATGAATATCAACACTTACTTAGCATAAAAGTAACACACTATCTCATCTTATGTGGTTATCGACTTtccatattatattataaatagtttGTAACTGTTTTCCTTATCAAAACATCgttacaataataataaaatttaactcATTTTAGATATgcttatagtattttttttttttttgcaaacactGGAACAAAGTATAGACATATTTTGAACCAAATACTATACACTAGCCAAAATCAACATAATCTAATATAACACCaactatataataaatgatctatttattaaaactgcttaaatacaaaaaaaaaaatatacaccgTAGATTCAAGTTCAAACACAATATTTTATGTAGTCATTCAATTTATTAATACTCTTTTTTTTCCAACATAATAATACTCTTTACATACAcaatataatatacaaatatcTGTTTTcctaattctaaaacatattATGGACATGGGCTGACCCATTTACAAATCACAACAATGTAAACCATAAAAATCCAACACTCAGCTAAATCTCTGGCCAGACCCAATATAAAATGTTGATCGATtcaaatttctataaataaacataacaaTGATACTTAATTGTAATAGTTTGgtaatacattttaatatttttgataatctcattgttattttgtatatttttatatttttaatcatatttattgTGTTCATTGCATAGTTTGATTTccattataaaaataaagtaatgatAGGTACAAAATTGCATTAACCAAAACTGCTATATTCTAAAAAGAAGACTAATTCTTTACCTTAATATCAAGATTTTTTTCTGAACTTTCGTTTTATGAGAtcattatgaatataaaaaaaaatatttcgttTGAATTTTTGTGAATATTTtctttaacatatattttaattgagAAATATAAAAGGGGAAAAAAGATAAACTCGAATTTTCTTAGTTTTGGAGATACATTCCTTTCAatccaaacaaaaacattagaagttattattattaaaatcgacTATCAACACACTTTTCCGCGCATCGCGCGGAGAAAGAATCTAGTATACCTAATACTCGACATAAGCAACCTTACACCGTAGTAAAAAACAAACCTTAAGGAAATGAAGGCTACACCAAAGCTATCTTACCTGTTCGATATCAGGCTGTACAAACCTGAATGGTGGATCCAAGTCAAGGTCATTCATACCTGGAAACAACACAGTAAATTCGGTGAAACCATGGAAACCATTTTTGCTGACAAGAAGGTAAATGATTTTGATATGCTTTGTCTCtataatatacaatatttccAGACTGTTAACAAATAatgattaaacattttttacttataaaactctgtttttcattattttaggGAAACAAAATTCAAGCATCTTGCAAAAAAAAACTCCTTGCTTAGTTTGGGTGCGGAATGCCGTGTGGGTGAATGGAAAAACCTAGAAAATTTTGTGATAACTCTAGCAGGAGGTGGATATCGACCTACCAATCACCCTTGTAAGCTGTCGTTCTTGAACCTCAATTGCTCCATATGAATACAGTAGTATCGATATGTTTCCGGATTTAGTGGAGTTTGAAACTATATTGAGTGGACATCTAGACAATAATCTCTTGATTGGcatgtttttaaaacattttgtaTTGTAGTTTGTTTAGTTattgtttattaatatattgGTTTTATCTAGATGTTGTGGGGAAAGCCATAGATATTGAAGAAAAGTTAACTCTCCGATGTAGTATCgggaaagaaaaaagaagattgAATTCAATCTCAGAGACATAAAGCAAGTTATAACAAAGAAAGTGGTCACATTTTATAGTTAATGAATCGTAATGTTTTTTGACTTAACTATTTTCTGTTTATTTGTAGTGATGAACAGGTATGTTGTCTTTAGGGGAACTTTACTGATACTTTGGAATCATATATAGAAGAAGCACAGTTGGGAGTGGTTGTATGTTTGATCCGATTTGCAAAAATTGGATCATTTAGAAGTAAATATCCTTTACTGctctaatataaattaattttatcttttaaaaaaaatgatatatatatatatatatatatatctttgtttTAGGTAAACTCCAAATTTCAAATGCTTTTGATACTTCTCAATTATTGATCAATCCACCAATAGAGGAGACTGCATTGAAAGAAATGTGAGTAATTTTGACTCTTGAAAGTTTATACGTAGCTCTTTTAGAGTTTACGActaagtttttataataatattttaattaaatatcgaCATGTCCAGGTTTAAGTGTGATACAGAAAACATGTCAATTGTTGAATCAAACGATTCCAACAATCAGATGGTTTGTCACGAGAATAAGGTGATCAAAATTGACACCTGGGATCAGTATGATGATAAAACTGTGGCTGAATTATTGACTTCTACACAGGTTTATTATAATCTTTGTGATCTGATTAAACTTATTTTATGTTGTCATATAATAACTTCATTTCAATATCACTTTGAATTCTTTACAAATTTGAAAAGCAACAGTTTGAGTTCATGAGATTGCAATTTACCTGACAAGGAAAGGGAATAGCAGAATCGTATTTTGTCACTGAACAAGAGGTAACTCTCTTGACGGTAGCTAGAAATTCTCTTAAACTTAGActctttttaatagtatagatgtgtCTCCTTTGTAATTTTAATATTGATCTATAACAAAAGAGGGAAATaggattttaaaatatcaagaaCAAATTAGAAGAAAATACATCAAAATCTTGACCCGCCTTTTACCTGTGATAAAGTATGAGTCAGATGCTTTATGAGACCATCAAAGAACCCTAACTTTGACCCGCAAAGCTGATTCAagagaaaatatatttggtaGTGTTAGTCGTTATCTTAACAACTTTTTTTTCCTACCAAAAATATAGTTAGTCATCGTATGGGTTATAAGTTGTAGTGAGGAAGCCTACTTTATAAAATACTAGGGGaagtccgcgcttcgcgcgggatttgatattttgttaaatatatttttggaagtttgtttctaaatatattttgcTATGATAACTTAGTTATATGGCTAAGTGTTACTATGTttatatggaaaaaaataagtataataaatatgaagatatattaatatttcgatgaaaaatatattaaccttttatatataaatgttttataatatttttgtacatGAGCACGGAAAATCACCGAGTGTATCAAAACACTttctaataatattaagatattatgttttacattatggaaaaatatatatatgaatattggatactaatatatcatttaactcatgatattattttcaaaataattaatcttaaaataattacaaacaaaaaagtaaccaaataaagaaagacaaaacaaaaaaaataaaaaagaaagataatataCTTTTGGCCAATTAATATCTATGTACAAGGATCACCTTCTCAGGTATTGGATTACATTAAATCAAAGActgagatttatttatttatttttatttgtcctCTCTGACTTCTCTCTCACGACAGATtcattctccttttttttttctgtttcttcttttcatcttcttcaatctTCACTCCAATCTCTCCCATCTTCTTTCACTCTCATCTCTCCCATCTCTGTACGCTTGAAAGCTCACCAACTCTCCCATGTCTCACTTTTCAGATCTGGTTAACTGAGAcaggatgaagatgatgatggagACGACGAAGAAAGAGACTCGCGGGGACGAAGCGCCGAGGCTCACCGGAGAAGAAGATGCGCcggagtctctctctctctctctctctctctctctctctctctctctctctctctctctctctctctctctctctctctctctctctctctctctctctctctctctctctctctctctctctctctctctgtcttgaTCTAATTATGATttcgttttttgttttttcttgtaaaCAGAGGTAGATGAGGCAGAAGAAAATGATGTTTGGTCACCGCCGCCGAGCTGAAGCGACTCAAGCCATTTTGCTTCCCGGAATGGCCTAACCCCGCCGGATCTAAATCTGAATGCTCCGGTAAGATCCATCAACATACAATTCCAAACAATACCACTGGAAATTTAAAATCTCAGAAAAACTCTCgaatgagagagagaaatttacaaaaaaaattggaagccTAAGAATGATTCTCAAGGGATAGGTCTGATTCTTTTATAGGTGGAGTTTGGAAGAGGGATAAGACTATTCGATGGAACTGCTAATGCATGTTAGGAGATGAATCGAGAACGAAACGTCACCGGAGTAACCGACATAGACGCAACCATCGGTCACGAAGACGATGCATGCCTAACGGGCCAACCTTCTGACGTATGAAGCCCAAATAGAAATATCTCTTGCTTGTGAGCCCACCTGAAACAACAACGAAAGCGTAAAAAAAATAGGGAGAGGACAGGTGTCGGCCTGTTAGTCATCGACTTTCCACGTGGCAAAGCAGGAGAGAGAccaacatttttatatatatagactagtggttttccggcgctacgcgccgggtttgtatgttttatttttaagtaaatttataatttacttaatggtcttagtaaagaaaatatgttaaaaagaaTGAAGAcgaaaatatgttaaaaatgatattttttcccGATCCAATTGATAGTGATTAGTGACCATAGTGTATGACTTTGGTTTGAAGTTCTTAGTGGCCAATACCTTGGACGCAACGGTTGTCGTGTTTTTTTCAATGTTATTGTTTTAAATCTTATGTGCTTAAAAAGTTCGGTGTATGAACTTTGGATTGTATAATtgtgaattaattattttcagttTATTATTCCTAAGCTTGCCCTGAACATCATAGATGTTGAGGCAAAAATGTGTTGCGAGCCGCATGTTGTTTATGGGTGCAACTGGAAAGTAAACATTTTTCTGTAGCCTAAACGGTTTTATAAGCATTGCAAGTTTGAACGTTCTATGCAAGGGTGCATGACTATTGACTTCACAGATCCAATTCTGAAAATGACTTGCATTACTAATTGGaacaaccaccaccaccacataGAGTTTAAAAAGGAGAAATAAAGCTAAAGAAATTTGAAAGTCTAAAAGGAGAAATAGAACTAAAGAAAATTGAAAATGTGACTTATTACTAATTAAAACAACCACCACATTGAGTATTATAAAAAGGGAAATTGATTCAAAGGAAATTGAAAGATACAAAAGCAATTATTTGATAAAGAGAAGACGTGGTTGTTTCTCATAGTAGACTCATTCCAAACGTGGTTTCTTCGGTGCATTCTCTTCCAAAGCGACTTGCTCACTGGCTGATGCTGTATGTCCGGCAAGTGAACCATCCAATGTATATGGCACCTCTAACAGAGCAAGTGTTATCAACTTTGACATCAGATCCCGTTGTCACAACTTCAGGCTGCGATGCTTCAGGGACCTGCGCACCTTCCTATTAATAAGGTAACAAACACAGAGATTATATACAGATAGCAGCAGATTCACATTAAGAAAAGAGACCAACATTCACAACAAAGACTGGCGCAGGTGCAAGCTCTCTCGAAGGAAAGACGCCAGAAATGGTGAAGGTTTGGTGCTTTGAAGTAAAATTGAAGTCCTTTAACTTGAGCTGGAAGGTGTATGTATTcccaacaatctcagcaagGGACCGAGGCAGTTCAGTGTCTACCTGAGCATCAACACCTCTTTTCTTACTTGAGTACAACCACAACATTAGTTTCATCACATGCGACACATTTGAAGGAATATATCTCTTGGACAAATTTCTTTGAACATCCAGTCACTTTAGCTGTGCAAAGAAACTCAATTATCTGTAAAGTGCAGAAGAAGCagacaaaaaagaagaataatctcaaacaatattaaatttaaatagacCAAACTTCACCTGAGGATCAACAGTAATAACCTATTGGCTAAGCCCAGCAACGGTTAGAGGTTCAATTTTTTGGGCATGAACCAGCTTTAATGAAGACGCTGTCTGGTCTGTTCCATCGCCTGTCAATCTGCAATGGGCTGAGTTTGAAAAACAGTGAACAAAGTAGAAATTCCATTCATCAGGACAAGACCAAAGTTGCGATTATCTAATCAGAATGAGGGGACTTACTTGTCAAATTCTTCTTTTCCTGCAGCTGTCTCAGAATCAAAGTAGATATGTGTGCCAGAAGTGGCCTTCAGAACTAACCGGCCTGACATCgcatatggtttttttttaagagaatGTCAGTTCAAAACAAACACTCTATTGTATAGATTTGTTGAACCTATGTTAAAATGCAACTACAGTGAAAAAGATTGTCTCTTACCCCCAACTATCTTAGGATTAATGTTGGTGGCAAGCACAATTTTAAGCTCTTTCCCGTAGCtatcatttttttatgaaatgcaAGACCAAATAGTCAAACATACTAACACGAACATTTACATCCctgcgaaaaaaaaaacaaaaaccaaagttTTAGAGTCGCAAGTATACATTAGAGTATCTATTGTAACAAATGGAGGTTAAACAATTCAAGGTACCTTTTTAGACGCAGAGTTAGCATTACACACTGGACCCGGATATACTGTCGGTGATTGTGCTCCTGATTGAACTTAGCACACCAATTATATATGAGAAATGATTTAACGGGATTAAGTTAACACATGCTatcacaaaaaaacaaaaacagtacTCAAACTAAAGACACATACCACGAAGTTGTTTGTTGACTGAAACTGGATACACGTTCACACTTACAGAACCTTGAATAACAGTTGATTGTTGGAAAGGAGCCAATTACATGATCAGACAATCTGAATGGATGTTATCGCCGCCAGGTTCAATCGAAAACAGAGGTGCTTACCTGCTCATCGTACCATGTCAAGACTCATGAGTTCACTGACTTTCCTAACGTGTTCCTCGCCTCCCAAAAAATGCAGCAAACGAACCTCAAAAGTGTTGGGGCAGCGCCAGGCTTTCACATCCGCAAAGAGGGTGAAGGAATTGGCCATTGTTGGAATCGATATTTCAGACAAACTGTTCTTCTCGATCTCGTTGAAGTTGTGCTGTTCATCGGTGCAAGGTGTGATATTTATACTTGCAGCTTTAGTTAATTAGTTTGGAATGCAAAGAGGTCGATTGAATGCTTTAAATTGTGAGTAGTGGGATAATCGCTTTAAAGCTCGGATTTAAGGGTATTTTAGTGGAAGGTGGAGGCGTAACGGTTCGTCGATGGAAGCTTCACTTTCTGAGAAAATTGACATAGAAGAAGAAGGTAGAAAGACGATGAGAAACCTAACTCTTAATTGGgctgaa is from Brassica napus cultivar Da-Ae chromosome A4, Da-Ae, whole genome shotgun sequence and encodes:
- the LOC125608149 gene encoding uncharacterized protein LOC125608149; this translates as MASSRVFMDSDVQATRDYLAWLVSNSDVANRVDADVVTKTETVTIGELFSYMKQVAAKVAWFECIATVADVVHGLSWYYIGCGVCHTKATKGPTTLMCKKCGKSDIVGVPQFLAKISVYDKSDQAFFFLLGDAGHELTGKKASELVESYFEANESVRDDHIVPVPQALSDTIGQTRKFIVKVSNHNLTGKTQSLTVTKVLHSDDPELEGELEEDVIIPAAQKTLDDGGAEDDPSMDSKGEKVKRAAQNDEAGDPKRAKCG
- the LOC125575316 gene encoding uncharacterized protein LOC125575316, with translation MFFKDVNFGPHEGEVRFRLIHFWEARNVLTKLLFGLEMLLIDEEGTVIQGFIPSARIETYLPHMKAGGIYRLNNFFGSRNKTLYRVAEPSVVITFSSTSALSVLENSPVCFPDDRFRFHGYEEFDAACDLKGDLYDYVGHIKLVNGQVLNDSLVLDESEIASTRRILLHVQTHE